In one Streptomyces sp. T12 genomic region, the following are encoded:
- a CDS encoding ArsR family transcriptional regulator, giving the protein MLRTSVSARRLDILEWLKDPATHFPEQGEADPVEDGVTADAVAAKFGVPRPVAETHLGLLVGIGLLRTKRIRRRLYYRRDEMRIAEVARMFEKGW; this is encoded by the coding sequence ATGCTGCGGACTTCCGTGAGCGCAAGGCGCCTGGACATCCTGGAATGGCTGAAGGATCCGGCCACGCACTTCCCGGAGCAGGGGGAGGCCGACCCGGTCGAGGACGGCGTCACCGCGGACGCCGTGGCCGCGAAGTTCGGCGTGCCGCGCCCGGTCGCCGAGACCCACCTCGGCCTGCTCGTGGGCATCGGCCTGCTGCGCACGAAACGGATCCGCCGGCGCCTGTACTACCGGCGCGACGAGATGCGGATCGCGGAGGTCGCGCGGATGTTTGAGAAGGGCTGGTAG
- a CDS encoding arabinogalactan endo-1,4-beta-galactosidase → MFHPRRTLRVLLLPLAAGLALTALPAQTAAAASTLTNGGFESDGTGTATPAGWSTYSAAGQNSASFTESGGHGGSYRLTHYASSAYKVETYQYLSGLTNGNYKLTAWVRSGGGQNSAYIALKSCGGTEQRTDLPVSASGWIRVVVPVNVTNNQCTISINSDANAGNWINVDDLTFASGTGGTSIHGADISSLAKSEAKGGVYKSSSGTTGDAVTILKNAGMNYARLKVWVNPADGYNNKTRVLAMAKRIKAAGMKLLVDFHYSDTWADPGAQSKPSAWAGHSYSQLKTDVYNHTYDVLNALKAQGTTADMVQVGNEINGGMLWNEGSTSNWSQLAGLLNSGYDAVKAVNSSTTVALHLAKGGDLSGTRWWFDSAVSNGVKFDAIGLSYYGYWHGSLYDFQTTLDDAASRYGKPVFVAETAYPFRLDSEDSHEEIINTTGELVSGYPANTAGQRRWMNDVASIVEAVPNGRGLGVFYWEATWTAVSGNGWDPTDASSGNGWENQALFGYDDKALSSMAWFSHR, encoded by the coding sequence ATGTTCCATCCCAGACGCACCCTCCGAGTCCTGCTGCTGCCGCTCGCAGCCGGACTCGCCCTCACCGCCCTGCCCGCGCAGACCGCTGCGGCGGCCAGCACGCTCACCAACGGCGGCTTCGAGTCCGACGGCACCGGCACGGCGACCCCGGCCGGCTGGTCCACCTACTCGGCGGCCGGCCAGAACTCCGCCTCCTTCACCGAGTCCGGCGGCCACGGCGGGAGTTACCGTCTGACCCACTACGCGTCCTCCGCCTACAAGGTGGAGACGTACCAGTACCTGTCCGGGCTGACCAACGGGAACTACAAGCTCACCGCGTGGGTCCGCTCCGGCGGTGGCCAGAACTCGGCGTACATAGCGCTGAAGAGCTGCGGCGGCACGGAGCAGCGCACCGACCTGCCGGTCTCGGCGAGCGGGTGGATCCGTGTCGTCGTGCCGGTCAATGTGACCAACAACCAGTGCACCATCAGCATCAACAGTGACGCGAACGCGGGCAACTGGATCAATGTCGACGACCTGACCTTCGCGTCCGGCACGGGCGGCACGTCGATCCATGGTGCCGACATCTCCTCCCTCGCCAAGAGCGAGGCCAAGGGCGGCGTCTACAAGTCCAGTTCCGGCACCACCGGCGACGCGGTCACCATTCTGAAGAACGCCGGCATGAACTACGCGCGCCTGAAGGTCTGGGTCAACCCGGCCGACGGCTACAACAACAAGACGCGCGTGCTCGCCATGGCCAAGCGCATCAAGGCGGCCGGCATGAAGCTGCTGGTCGACTTCCACTACTCGGACACCTGGGCCGACCCGGGCGCCCAGAGCAAGCCGTCCGCCTGGGCGGGCCACTCGTACAGTCAACTCAAGACCGACGTGTACAACCACACGTACGACGTGTTGAACGCATTGAAGGCTCAAGGCACCACGGCCGACATGGTCCAGGTGGGCAATGAGATCAACGGTGGCATGCTGTGGAACGAGGGCTCCACGAGCAACTGGTCGCAGCTCGCTGGTCTGCTCAACTCGGGCTACGACGCGGTCAAGGCGGTCAACTCGTCCACCACGGTCGCCCTGCACCTCGCCAAGGGCGGTGACCTGTCCGGCACCCGCTGGTGGTTCGACAGCGCGGTGTCCAACGGCGTGAAGTTCGATGCGATCGGCCTGTCCTACTACGGCTACTGGCACGGCTCGCTCTATGACTTCCAGACGACCCTGGACGATGCGGCCTCCCGTTACGGCAAGCCGGTCTTCGTCGCCGAGACGGCGTACCCGTTCCGTCTGGACAGCGAGGACTCGCACGAGGAGATCATCAACACCACCGGCGAGCTGGTCTCCGGCTACCCGGCGAACACGGCCGGGCAGCGCCGCTGGATGAACGACGTGGCCAGCATCGTGGAGGCCGTCCCGAACGGCCGTGGCCTCGGCGTCTTCTACTGGGAGGCGACCTGGACCGCCGTCTCCGGCAACGGCTGGGACCCGACCGACGCCTCCTCCGGCAACGGCTGGGAGAACCAGGCCCTGTTCGGCTACGACGACAAGGCGCTCTCGTCGATGGCATGGTTCAGCCACCGTTGA
- a CDS encoding extracellular solute-binding protein, translating into MPITKRRRLVFRSAATCVAAALGATALAACGSEDASEDPSGPVSLTYWTWTPGMDKVVDLWNKGQGKKDQITVTVKKQASGDTLVTKILTAHKAGKAPDLVQAEYQALPTLVSNDAVADIASEVGDAKDKFAEGVWQQTTLGTDAVYAVPQDIGPMMFYYREDLFKQYGLKVPATWEEFAETARALKKKAPDKDLTTFSANDSGLFAGLAQQAGAKWWTTSGDKWKVGIDDAASQKVAGFWGDLVKEGAVDNQPMYTPAWNKALNTGKQIAWVSAVWAPGTLTTAAPDTKGKWAMAPLPQWSDSENVTGSWGGSSTAVTTDSKNKAAAAKFAAWLNTDGDALNALAKESGIYPASTSAQLSGAFTTPPDYFSNQPDFYTKAAEIAETTAPSAWGPNVNVAYTTFKDAFGKAAKDKSDFAAALKTMQDDTVADLEKQGFEVSE; encoded by the coding sequence ATGCCCATCACGAAGCGTCGGCGACTCGTTTTCAGAAGTGCGGCCACCTGCGTCGCCGCCGCCCTCGGCGCCACCGCCCTCGCCGCTTGCGGATCCGAAGACGCGAGCGAGGACCCGTCGGGGCCGGTCTCGCTGACGTACTGGACCTGGACGCCCGGCATGGACAAGGTCGTCGACCTGTGGAACAAGGGCCAGGGCAAGAAGGACCAGATCACGGTCACGGTGAAGAAGCAGGCGTCCGGCGACACGCTGGTCACCAAGATCCTCACCGCGCACAAGGCGGGCAAGGCCCCGGACCTGGTCCAGGCCGAGTACCAGGCGCTGCCGACGCTGGTCAGCAATGACGCGGTCGCGGACATAGCGAGCGAGGTCGGCGACGCGAAGGACAAGTTCGCCGAGGGCGTCTGGCAGCAGACGACGCTGGGCACGGACGCGGTCTACGCGGTCCCGCAGGACATCGGGCCGATGATGTTCTACTACCGCGAGGACCTCTTCAAGCAGTACGGGCTGAAGGTCCCGGCCACCTGGGAAGAGTTCGCCGAGACCGCCCGCGCACTGAAGAAGAAGGCCCCGGACAAGGACCTGACCACCTTCTCCGCCAACGACTCCGGCCTCTTCGCGGGCCTGGCCCAGCAGGCCGGCGCCAAGTGGTGGACGACCTCCGGCGACAAGTGGAAGGTCGGCATCGACGACGCGGCCTCCCAGAAGGTCGCGGGGTTCTGGGGCGACCTCGTCAAGGAGGGGGCCGTCGACAACCAGCCGATGTACACCCCGGCCTGGAACAAGGCGCTCAACACCGGCAAGCAGATCGCCTGGGTCAGCGCCGTGTGGGCGCCGGGCACCCTGACCACGGCCGCGCCCGACACCAAGGGCAAGTGGGCCATGGCCCCGCTCCCCCAGTGGTCGGACTCCGAGAACGTCACGGGCAGCTGGGGCGGCTCCTCCACCGCCGTCACCACCGACTCCAAGAACAAGGCGGCAGCCGCCAAGTTCGCCGCCTGGCTGAACACCGACGGCGACGCCCTCAACGCACTGGCCAAGGAGAGCGGCATCTACCCGGCCTCCACGTCGGCCCAGCTCAGCGGCGCCTTCACCACCCCGCCGGACTACTTCTCCAACCAGCCCGACTTCTACACGAAGGCCGCGGAGATCGCCGAGACGACGGCTCCGTCGGCCTGGGGCCCGAACGTGAACGTCGCCTACACGACCTTCAAGGACGCCTTCGGCAAGGCCGCCAAGGACAAGTCGGACTTCGCCGCCGCCCTGAAGACCATGCAGGACGACACGGTCGCCGACCTCGAGAAGCAGGGCTTCGAGGTCTCCGAGTGA
- the crcB gene encoding fluoride efflux transporter CrcB — protein MTVPETESLRAPARTARQPAWRTQAPIVAVVAVGGAVGATARYAAALWWPAGPGGFPWATFWTNVVGCAVIGVFMVVITDVWAAHRLVRPFFGTGVLGGFTTFSTYAVDIQKLVDSGHPRTGLAYLAATLIAALTAVWLAAAATRRVLKWRQP, from the coding sequence ATGACAGTCCCGGAAACCGAGAGCCTCCGCGCCCCCGCCCGCACCGCCCGGCAGCCCGCCTGGCGGACGCAGGCGCCGATCGTCGCGGTGGTCGCAGTCGGCGGAGCCGTCGGCGCCACGGCCCGGTACGCGGCCGCACTGTGGTGGCCGGCCGGCCCGGGCGGCTTCCCCTGGGCGACCTTCTGGACCAATGTCGTCGGCTGCGCCGTGATCGGCGTGTTCATGGTGGTCATCACCGATGTGTGGGCCGCCCACCGCCTCGTCCGGCCCTTCTTCGGCACCGGGGTGCTCGGCGGCTTCACCACCTTCTCCACGTACGCCGTCGACATCCAGAAGCTGGTCGACAGCGGCCACCCCCGCACCGGACTTGCCTACCTCGCCGCCACCCTGATCGCGGCGCTCACGGCGGTCTGGCTCGCTGCGGCGGCGACCCGCCGCGTCCTGAAGTGGAGGCAGC
- a CDS encoding SRPBCC family protein: protein MARSRRLILSSPSEVWSLLCDGHRYGEWVTGTQEVLAADPHWPDVGARLQVRVGVGRLALEDTCVVRVCEPEHRLELEAKADPFGAARIAMRLIPWGEHTLFVLDWHPLRGPGIRMHGLPVDYVVAIRNGMMLTKLARIAVREHQELGAGSGRGTD from the coding sequence GTGGCCCGGAGTCGCCGCCTGATCCTGAGCTCGCCTTCAGAGGTCTGGAGCCTGCTCTGCGACGGCCATCGCTACGGGGAGTGGGTCACGGGCACCCAGGAGGTGCTCGCCGCGGACCCGCACTGGCCGGACGTGGGCGCCCGTCTGCAAGTCCGAGTCGGTGTCGGCCGGCTGGCCCTGGAGGACACCTGTGTCGTCCGCGTCTGCGAGCCCGAGCACCGGCTGGAACTGGAGGCGAAGGCAGATCCCTTCGGAGCGGCCCGTATCGCCATGAGGCTGATCCCCTGGGGCGAGCACACGCTCTTCGTCCTCGACTGGCACCCCCTGCGGGGTCCCGGCATCCGGATGCACGGGCTCCCCGTCGACTATGTCGTCGCGATCCGCAACGGCATGATGCTGACGAAGCTGGCCCGGATCGCGGTGCGCGAGCATCAGGAGCTCGGTGCGGGATCGGGACGTGGGACGGACTAG
- a CDS encoding beta-galactosidase, giving the protein MPETNPRGLTGLAFGGDYNPEQWPESVWQEDVRLMREAGVTMVSVGIFSWALLEPSPGAYDFGWLDRLFDLLHENGIRVDLGTPTVCPPVWFYRAHPEALPVTAEGVRYEFGSRAAICHSNADYRAAAASITTKLAERYGDHPALAMGHVHNEYGVPVSACYCDSCAAHFRRWLATTYETVDAVNEAWGTAFWGQRYTDFEQINPPRATPTAVNPAQALDYKRFADATMRENFRMERDILHRLSPGLPVTTNFMTALSQCDSVDYWAWGREVDIVTNDHYLITDGRRTHVNLAMAADLTRSVAGGAPWILLEHSTSGVNWQARNPAKAPGQMARNSLTHVARGSEGAMFFQWRQSRRGAEKFHSAMLPHGGTDTRVWREVVELGAALDSLSTVRGTRTQADVAMLWDWHSWWAQNLDWRPSEDHDPRERADAFYEVLYDRHLTVDFAHPEADLSAYPLVVVPALYLMTETAGRNLRRYVENGGTLVVSYFSGIVDEHDAVHEGAYPGPLRDVLGLTIEEFSPLLREQLVRITGPDGSELSGDVWTEFVVPRGAETVWTYADGLTAGHPAVTRHRLGEGTAWYVSTRLGAEGLDALLGWAIEDAQVAPRVDLPRDVEVVRRAGESGSYLFAVNHTASDAKVPLETPGTELLTGERAAGRLEVPAGAVRVVRLDG; this is encoded by the coding sequence ATGCCGGAGACCAACCCCAGGGGCCTCACCGGGCTCGCCTTCGGTGGGGACTACAACCCCGAGCAGTGGCCGGAAAGCGTCTGGCAGGAGGACGTCCGGCTGATGCGGGAGGCCGGCGTCACGATGGTGAGTGTCGGGATCTTTTCCTGGGCCCTGCTGGAGCCCTCACCCGGGGCGTACGACTTCGGCTGGCTGGACCGCCTGTTCGACCTGCTGCACGAGAACGGCATACGCGTCGACCTGGGCACTCCCACCGTCTGCCCGCCGGTGTGGTTCTACCGCGCCCACCCCGAGGCCCTGCCGGTCACGGCGGAGGGTGTGCGCTATGAGTTCGGCTCGCGCGCCGCCATCTGTCACAGCAACGCGGACTACCGTGCGGCGGCCGCGAGCATCACCACCAAGCTCGCCGAGCGCTACGGCGACCACCCGGCGCTCGCGATGGGGCACGTGCACAACGAGTACGGCGTCCCCGTCTCCGCCTGCTACTGCGACTCCTGCGCCGCGCACTTCCGCCGCTGGCTGGCGACGACGTACGAGACGGTCGACGCGGTCAACGAGGCCTGGGGCACGGCCTTCTGGGGCCAGCGCTACACCGACTTCGAGCAGATCAACCCGCCGCGGGCGACGCCGACGGCCGTCAACCCGGCCCAGGCGCTGGACTACAAGCGGTTCGCCGATGCCACCATGCGCGAGAACTTCCGTATGGAGCGGGACATCCTGCACCGCCTCTCGCCGGGCCTCCCGGTCACGACCAACTTCATGACAGCCCTCAGCCAGTGCGACTCCGTCGACTACTGGGCCTGGGGCCGTGAGGTCGACATCGTCACCAACGACCACTACCTGATCACCGACGGCCGCCGCACCCACGTCAACCTAGCGATGGCCGCCGACCTCACGCGCTCGGTGGCCGGGGGAGCGCCCTGGATCCTCCTTGAGCACTCCACCTCGGGCGTCAACTGGCAGGCCCGCAACCCCGCCAAGGCCCCCGGCCAGATGGCCCGCAACTCCCTCACCCATGTGGCGCGCGGCTCCGAGGGCGCCATGTTCTTCCAGTGGCGGCAGTCCCGGCGCGGCGCCGAGAAGTTCCACTCGGCGATGCTGCCGCACGGCGGCACGGACACGCGCGTGTGGCGCGAGGTCGTCGAACTCGGCGCCGCCCTCGACTCGTTGAGCACGGTCCGCGGCACTCGCACGCAGGCCGACGTGGCCATGCTGTGGGACTGGCACTCCTGGTGGGCGCAGAACCTCGACTGGCGCCCCAGCGAGGACCACGACCCGCGCGAGCGCGCCGACGCCTTCTACGAGGTGCTCTACGACCGCCACCTCACGGTCGACTTCGCCCACCCGGAAGCCGACTTGTCGGCCTATCCCCTTGTCGTCGTGCCCGCGCTGTACCTGATGACGGAGACGGCCGGCCGCAATCTGCGCCGGTACGTCGAGAACGGCGGCACCCTCGTCGTGTCGTACTTCTCCGGCATCGTCGACGAGCACGACGCCGTGCACGAGGGCGCCTACCCCGGCCCGCTGCGGGACGTCCTCGGCCTGACGATCGAGGAGTTCTCGCCGCTGCTGCGGGAACAGCTCGTGCGCATCACCGGCCCGGACGGCTCCGAGCTCAGCGGCGACGTGTGGACCGAGTTCGTCGTCCCGCGCGGCGCCGAGACGGTCTGGACGTACGCCGACGGCCTGACCGCGGGCCACCCCGCCGTCACCCGGCACCGCCTCGGTGAGGGCACCGCCTGGTACGTCTCCACCCGCCTGGGCGCCGAGGGCCTCGACGCACTGCTGGGCTGGGCGATCGAGGACGCGCAGGTCGCCCCGCGTGTCGACCTGCCCCGGGACGTCGAGGTCGTGCGCCGCGCCGGCGAGTCGGGCAGCTACCTGTTCGCCGTCAACCACACCGCGTCGGACGCCAAGGTGCCGCTGGAGACGCCTGGCACCGAGCTGCTGACCGGCGAACGGGCCGCGGGCCGCCTCGAGGTCCCCGCGGGAGCCGTCCGGGTCGTACGACTCGACGGCTGA